Proteins encoded by one window of Polaribacter haliotis:
- the dnaX gene encoding DNA polymerase III subunit gamma/tau: MEHFIVSARKYRPQNFEDVVGQQAITNTLDNAIKNNHLAQALLFTGPRGVGKTSCARILAKKINQQDAALSEDEDFAFNIFELDAASNNSVDDIRSLTDQVRIPPQTGKYKVYIIDEVHMLSQAAFNAFLKTLEEPPAHAIFILATTEKHKIIPTILSRCQIFDFKRIGVLDAKNYLKTICEKENITAEDDALHIIAQKADGAMRDALSIFDRVVSFSGKNLTREAVTENLNVLDYETYFNMTDLVLENKIPDVLNTFNSVLGKGFEGHHFINGLASHFRDLLVAKDKATLELLEVGDAAKKKYLKQAEKASIPFLMQSIEKANNCDLNYRASKNQRLLVELTLMQIASITFDGEKKKSANYIIPATFFQALSPVKKQVVKPIEKKVETPVLKTQTNIAVENNTTKKPILNIAKRRSSFSLNSIHDKKEKKKTVVEENFDNHPKDIFTEKQLQGFWKEYTTFLIKKGERSMASIVGTDVPKLNDAFKISFTVPNKLMQDQFLKGRPKLLKFLREKLNNYGIDIQTILNETVEKKFAYTPQEKYNKLKEKNPLLDKLRQTFELDL; encoded by the coding sequence ATGGAGCACTTTATAGTATCAGCACGTAAATACCGTCCTCAAAATTTCGAAGATGTTGTTGGGCAACAAGCCATTACAAACACGTTAGATAATGCTATAAAAAATAATCATTTAGCACAAGCTTTATTATTTACTGGTCCAAGAGGTGTAGGTAAAACTTCTTGCGCAAGAATTTTGGCGAAGAAGATAAATCAGCAAGATGCAGCATTATCGGAAGACGAAGATTTTGCATTTAATATTTTTGAATTGGATGCTGCTTCTAATAATTCTGTGGATGATATTCGAAGTTTAACAGACCAAGTTCGCATTCCACCACAAACAGGAAAATACAAGGTTTATATTATTGATGAAGTACATATGTTGTCTCAAGCAGCATTTAACGCGTTTCTAAAAACCCTAGAAGAACCACCTGCACATGCTATTTTTATTTTAGCAACAACAGAAAAGCATAAAATTATTCCTACTATTTTATCTCGTTGTCAAATTTTCGATTTTAAAAGAATTGGTGTTTTAGATGCTAAAAATTATTTAAAAACCATTTGTGAGAAAGAGAATATTACTGCAGAAGACGATGCCTTACATATTATCGCTCAAAAAGCGGATGGTGCAATGCGAGATGCTTTATCTATTTTTGATAGAGTTGTTAGTTTTTCAGGAAAAAACTTAACACGTGAAGCTGTTACTGAAAACCTAAATGTATTAGATTACGAAACGTACTTTAATATGACAGATTTGGTGCTTGAAAATAAAATTCCTGATGTTTTAAATACGTTTAATTCAGTTTTAGGAAAAGGTTTTGAAGGACATCATTTTATAAACGGATTGGCAAGTCACTTTAGAGATTTATTGGTGGCAAAAGACAAAGCAACCTTAGAATTGTTAGAAGTTGGAGATGCTGCTAAAAAGAAATATTTAAAACAAGCCGAAAAAGCGAGCATTCCTTTTTTAATGCAATCTATTGAGAAAGCCAATAATTGCGATTTAAATTATAGAGCAAGTAAAAACCAACGTTTGCTGGTGGAGTTAACGCTCATGCAAATTGCCTCTATCACTTTCGATGGAGAAAAAAAAAAGTCGGCTAACTACATAATACCAGCTACTTTTTTCCAAGCACTTTCTCCTGTAAAAAAGCAAGTTGTAAAACCTATTGAAAAAAAGGTAGAAACTCCAGTTTTAAAAACTCAAACTAATATTGCTGTTGAAAATAATACTACAAAAAAACCAATATTAAATATTGCAAAAAGAAGATCTTCTTTCTCTTTAAATAGTATTCACGATAAAAAAGAAAAGAAAAAAACAGTTGTTGAAGAGAATTTCGACAACCATCCAAAAGACATTTTTACTGAAAAACAATTACAAGGATTTTGGAAAGAATACACAACTTTTCTTATTAAAAAAGGTGAAAGAAGTATGGCTTCTATTGTAGGTACAGATGTACCAAAACTGAATGATGCCTTTAAAATTTCATTTACGGTTCCAAATAAATTAATGCAAGATCAATTTTTAAAAGGACGCCCTAAATTGCTGAAATTTTTACGTGAAAAATTAAACAATTACGGAATTGATATACAAACTATTTTAAACGAAACTGTCGAAAAAAAATTCGCTTATACTCCACAAGAAAAGTATAATAAGTTAAAAGAGAAAAATCCGCTTTTAGATAAATTACGTCAGACTTTTGAACTGGATTTATAA
- the msrA gene encoding peptide-methionine (S)-S-oxide reductase MsrA: MKLIKPLLVLSCTLLLISCFGFSNKKKSDQQATYVPQEGTKVAYFASGCFWCVEAIFESVIGVEEAVSGYAGGNTLNPTYEKIGTGKTGHAEAVAVYYDPKKVSFETLVNVFFGSHDPTTVNGQHPDYGTQYRSIAFYKTTKEKQTIETILNILNDKVYNGKIATEVTKLDRFYKAEDYHQDFEKRNPNQSYVKAVSIPRLNRFKKKFPELLKKETH, from the coding sequence ATGAAGTTGATAAAACCATTATTAGTATTGTCTTGTACACTTTTACTAATTTCTTGTTTCGGATTTTCAAATAAGAAAAAAAGCGACCAACAAGCTACATATGTTCCACAAGAAGGGACTAAAGTTGCTTATTTTGCAAGCGGTTGTTTTTGGTGTGTAGAAGCAATTTTCGAAAGCGTAATTGGAGTAGAAGAAGCAGTTTCTGGTTATGCTGGTGGAAATACTTTAAACCCAACTTACGAAAAAATTGGAACAGGAAAAACTGGTCATGCAGAAGCTGTAGCAGTTTATTACGATCCTAAAAAAGTAAGTTTTGAAACCTTGGTAAATGTGTTTTTTGGTTCTCACGATCCTACAACTGTAAATGGGCAACATCCAGATTATGGGACACAATATCGTTCGATTGCTTTCTACAAAACAACAAAAGAAAAACAAACTATCGAGACAATTCTAAATATTCTTAATGATAAAGTCTATAATGGCAAAATTGCAACAGAAGTTACTAAATTAGATCGTTTTTATAAGGCAGAAGACTATCATCAAGACTTTGAAAAAAGAAACCCAAATCAGAGTTATGTTAAGGCAGTTTCTATTCCAAGATTGAATCGTTTTAAAAAGAAATTTCCAGAATTGTTGAAGAAAGAAACTCATTAA
- a CDS encoding pentapeptide repeat-containing protein — MKNKFTLLGICLFLSATISFAQKTVEASDIMKDIKNGKSISYNNVTIVGTLDFTYMDEALEKLPRKKKNSWFNWGSGNSSNEIKKLIDVKISFTNCTFRDDVLAYIPDEDSGYTFTASFEDIAIFKNCNFERKAMFKYSRFERDADFSGSTFDDDTTFKYAKFDQDISFENTVFDEIATFKYTNFNTKVSFSNSVFKDSATFKYTQFKNGVSFVNTKFEEDLNIKYMKVSGDFNISGMDVAYDIDSKYTKINGKSFGKYLIDKK; from the coding sequence ATGAAAAATAAATTTACACTTTTAGGTATTTGTCTTTTTTTATCAGCAACTATAAGTTTTGCACAAAAAACTGTAGAAGCTTCAGATATTATGAAAGATATTAAAAACGGAAAATCGATTTCCTATAATAATGTAACTATTGTTGGTACATTAGATTTCACTTATATGGATGAAGCTTTGGAAAAATTGCCTAGAAAAAAGAAGAATAGTTGGTTTAATTGGGGTTCTGGAAACTCTAGCAACGAAATTAAAAAATTGATTGATGTAAAAATTTCATTTACTAATTGCACATTTAGAGATGATGTTTTAGCATACATACCAGATGAAGATTCTGGTTACACTTTTACTGCAAGTTTCGAAGATATTGCCATTTTTAAGAATTGTAATTTCGAAAGAAAAGCAATGTTTAAATATTCTCGTTTCGAAAGAGATGCAGATTTTTCTGGAAGTACTTTTGATGACGACACCACTTTTAAATATGCAAAATTCGACCAAGATATTAGTTTCGAAAATACTGTTTTCGATGAAATAGCCACTTTTAAATACACTAATTTTAACACAAAGGTTAGTTTTTCGAATTCAGTTTTTAAAGATTCTGCAACTTTTAAGTATACACAATTTAAAAACGGAGTTTCTTTTGTTAACACAAAATTCGAAGAAGATTTAAATATAAAGTATATGAAAGTTTCTGGAGATTTTAATATCTCTGGAATGGATGTAGCTTATGACATTGATTCTAAGTACACTAAAATAAATGGAAAAAGTTTCGGAAAATATTTAATTGATAAAAAATAG
- a CDS encoding cation:proton antiporter, translated as MLELAGIIILGILAQWVAWKFKIPAILPLILIGLLVGPIAAEFLSEDGSKWIEPIWNGKKGLFPGESLYYFVSLAISIILFEGGLTLKRAEIKNVGPVITKLITVGSAITFFGAGVLAHYIFDLGWDLSFLFSGLIIVTGPTVITPILRNIPLKKDISTVLKWEGILIDPIGALVAVLVFEFISVGGGGGFTKTALIEFGKILLFGTTFGFTFAHALMYAVNKKLIPHYLLNVVSLSTVLLVFVASEIWAHESGLLAVVVMGMVLGNGKLKNLKELLYFKESLSVLLISILFILLAANINIEDLLLLYTWKTAVLFAIVVFVIRPLAVFASTYNSKLKLNEKLFISWVGPRGIVAAGIASLFGSKLLKEGVEGAEYITPLVFMIVLGTVLLNATTARLFAKLVGVFLKSSNAILIVGASSPARLIAHYLKENDKRVVLIDSNKNFIQEANNMELEAYAINIYDEDLTDNIELNDVGYLIAMTGSEAVNQYAINNFSKAFGEHGAFRLATSKEIRNTGDTSRTQYLTPKDDYINLSEAFRDNPKIYEVEIETNDAYEAMLSKLFRESRSVPLFVRKDEEIYLIPEYEKLNEPKENCTLVYLGKPLEENKESVNSQDNK; from the coding sequence ATGTTAGAATTAGCAGGAATAATTATTTTAGGAATATTGGCACAATGGGTTGCATGGAAATTTAAAATTCCGGCTATTTTACCCTTAATTTTAATAGGTTTATTAGTTGGACCAATAGCTGCTGAATTTTTAAGTGAAGATGGTTCTAAATGGATAGAACCTATTTGGAATGGAAAAAAGGGTTTATTTCCAGGAGAAAGCCTTTATTACTTTGTCTCATTAGCCATAAGTATTATTCTTTTTGAAGGTGGATTAACCTTAAAAAGAGCTGAAATTAAAAATGTAGGACCTGTAATTACCAAATTGATAACAGTTGGTTCTGCTATTACTTTTTTCGGAGCAGGAGTTCTGGCACATTATATTTTTGATTTAGGATGGGATCTTTCGTTCCTTTTTTCTGGATTAATTATTGTTACAGGACCTACAGTAATTACGCCAATACTAAGAAATATACCTTTAAAGAAAGATATTTCTACCGTTTTAAAATGGGAAGGAATTTTAATAGATCCAATAGGAGCCTTAGTTGCAGTATTGGTTTTCGAATTTATTAGTGTTGGAGGTGGAGGAGGGTTTACCAAAACAGCTTTAATAGAATTTGGTAAAATCTTGTTATTCGGAACTACTTTTGGGTTTACTTTTGCGCACGCATTAATGTATGCAGTAAATAAAAAATTAATTCCACATTATTTATTAAATGTAGTTTCATTATCGACAGTATTACTTGTTTTTGTAGCTTCAGAAATTTGGGCTCATGAGTCTGGTTTATTGGCAGTTGTTGTAATGGGAATGGTTTTAGGAAATGGAAAATTAAAAAACTTAAAGGAATTACTTTATTTTAAAGAATCTTTAAGTGTTTTATTGATTTCTATCCTTTTTATACTACTAGCAGCAAATATTAATATTGAGGATTTATTGTTGTTATATACATGGAAAACAGCTGTATTATTTGCAATCGTAGTTTTTGTAATTAGACCTCTAGCTGTTTTTGCAAGCACATATAATTCAAAATTAAAATTAAACGAAAAACTATTTATAAGTTGGGTAGGACCAAGAGGTATTGTAGCTGCAGGAATTGCTTCTTTATTTGGAAGTAAATTATTAAAAGAGGGTGTAGAAGGTGCAGAATATATTACGCCTTTAGTTTTTATGATTGTTTTAGGAACCGTACTTTTAAACGCAACAACAGCTAGATTATTTGCGAAATTGGTAGGTGTTTTTCTAAAGAGTTCTAATGCAATTTTAATTGTTGGTGCATCCAGTCCAGCACGATTAATTGCGCATTATTTGAAAGAAAACGATAAAAGAGTGGTTTTAATTGATTCTAACAAAAACTTTATTCAGGAAGCGAATAATATGGAGTTAGAAGCTTATGCAATTAATATCTATGATGAAGATTTAACTGATAATATCGAATTAAACGATGTTGGGTATTTAATTGCAATGACTGGAAGCGAAGCCGTTAACCAATATGCAATTAACAACTTTTCGAAAGCATTTGGTGAACATGGTGCTTTTAGACTAGCAACTTCTAAAGAAATTAGAAATACAGGTGATACTAGTAGAACACAGTATTTAACACCAAAAGACGATTATATTAATTTAAGTGAAGCTTTTAGAGACAATCCTAAAATTTACGAAGTAGAGATTGAAACGAATGATGCTTACGAAGCAATGCTTTCTAAATTGTTTAGAGAATCTAGATCTGTACCTTTATTTGTAAGAAAAGACGAGGAAATATATTTAATACCTGAGTATGAAAAGTTAAACGAACCTAAAGAGAATTGTACTTTGGTGTATTTAGGAAAACCTTTAGAGGAGAATAAAGAAAGTGTTAACAGTCAGGATAATAAATAA
- a CDS encoding RNA polymerase sigma factor produces the protein MDKLNDLIIRLKQKDIEAFKELHFKYCESINGVINTILTDENIAEEITQQVFLHVWNNSEDYSAKKGRFFTWILNIAKNKAVESLHFKSNIESKLKSNKYPIKTILDSNNAVDKKNNRILNLIYSKG, from the coding sequence ATGGATAAGTTAAACGATTTAATTATTAGGTTAAAGCAAAAAGATATAGAAGCTTTTAAAGAATTACACTTTAAATATTGCGAAAGTATTAATGGTGTCATTAATACAATTTTAACAGATGAAAATATTGCAGAAGAAATTACGCAACAAGTATTTTTACATGTTTGGAATAATTCTGAAGACTATTCAGCTAAAAAAGGACGTTTTTTTACATGGATTTTAAATATTGCAAAGAACAAAGCAGTAGAAAGTTTACACTTTAAAAGTAATATCGAATCTAAATTAAAATCAAATAAATATCCAATAAAAACCATATTAGATTCCAATAATGCAGTTGATAAAAAAAATAATAGAATCTTAAACCTAATTTATTCTAAAGGTTAA
- a CDS encoding AMP-dependent synthetase/ligase, translating into MAIEITRLFDFPYYQLETYNLKKAFTSKTSGNWVSTSTQEYIDQANKISRGLINLGVKPNDKIAVISSTNRTEWNICDIGVLQTGAQNVPIYPTICKEDYEYVLNHSEAIYCFVSDVDVLEKLNAIKGNTHLKGVFTFDDIAGEQSWKEILKSGEDTSNQEILEDRKNNVKPEDLATLIYTSGTTGRPKGVMLTHKNVVTNVLSSFERVPLDYGKDRGLSFLPICHIFERMILYLYQYCGVSVYFAESIEKLTENAQEIKPNVMTAVPRLYEKIYDKIILKGESLSGIKKGLFFWAVNLGLKYKPYGENGWWYEKQLGLARKLIFSKWQAALGGELKLMVSGSAALQTRLTRVFAAANMPIMEGYGLTETSPVTTVNDVRNGGFKPGTVGKVISGVEVKIAETGEILIKGPNVMMGYYKDPEKTAEVLKNGYFYSGDKGEFDADGFLKITGRTKEMFKTSGGKYVIPPLLEGELKQSLFIEQVMVVGENEKMPAAIIQPNFDFIKDWIDKKGLSIGKTNEEIINSDIIIKRIQEEVDECNINFGKWEQIKRFELTPDVWSIDGGHLTPTMKMKRAIILKIYQKLYDKIYRD; encoded by the coding sequence ATGGCAATAGAAATTACGAGATTATTTGATTTTCCTTATTATCAATTAGAAACCTACAATTTAAAAAAAGCATTTACCTCTAAAACAAGTGGTAATTGGGTAAGTACATCTACACAAGAATATATAGATCAAGCCAATAAAATTAGTAGAGGACTAATTAATTTAGGCGTAAAACCAAATGATAAAATTGCAGTAATTTCATCAACCAATAGAACCGAATGGAATATTTGTGATATTGGTGTTTTACAAACTGGCGCACAAAATGTACCTATTTACCCAACAATTTGTAAAGAAGATTACGAGTATGTTTTAAATCATTCAGAAGCTATATATTGTTTTGTTTCTGATGTAGATGTATTAGAAAAACTAAATGCTATAAAAGGAAATACACATTTAAAAGGTGTTTTTACTTTTGATGACATTGCTGGGGAACAAAGCTGGAAAGAAATTTTAAAATCTGGAGAAGATACTAGCAATCAAGAGATTCTTGAAGATAGAAAAAATAACGTAAAGCCGGAAGATTTAGCAACTCTAATTTATACTTCTGGAACGACAGGAAGACCAAAAGGTGTTATGTTAACTCACAAAAACGTGGTTACTAATGTTTTAAGCTCTTTTGAAAGAGTTCCTTTAGATTATGGAAAAGATAGAGGATTGAGTTTTTTACCAATCTGCCATATATTCGAAAGAATGATATTGTATCTATATCAATATTGTGGTGTTTCTGTTTATTTTGCAGAATCTATTGAAAAACTAACCGAAAATGCACAAGAAATAAAACCAAACGTTATGACAGCTGTGCCACGTTTGTACGAAAAAATTTACGATAAAATTATTTTAAAAGGAGAATCTTTATCAGGAATTAAAAAAGGATTATTCTTTTGGGCAGTAAATTTAGGTTTAAAATACAAACCTTATGGAGAAAATGGTTGGTGGTATGAAAAACAATTAGGTCTTGCTAGAAAGCTTATCTTTTCGAAATGGCAAGCTGCTCTTGGAGGAGAATTAAAATTAATGGTTTCTGGAAGTGCCGCTTTGCAAACAAGGTTAACAAGAGTATTTGCTGCTGCAAATATGCCAATTATGGAAGGTTATGGCTTAACTGAAACATCTCCAGTAACTACAGTAAACGATGTTAGAAATGGAGGTTTTAAACCAGGAACAGTTGGTAAAGTAATAAGTGGTGTAGAAGTTAAAATTGCAGAAACAGGAGAAATTTTAATAAAAGGACCAAATGTAATGATGGGTTATTATAAAGATCCTGAAAAAACTGCAGAAGTTTTAAAGAATGGTTATTTCTATTCTGGAGATAAAGGAGAATTTGATGCAGATGGTTTTTTAAAAATTACAGGAAGAACAAAAGAAATGTTTAAAACTTCTGGAGGAAAATATGTAATTCCACCATTATTAGAAGGCGAGTTAAAACAATCTTTGTTTATAGAACAAGTGATGGTTGTTGGAGAAAATGAAAAAATGCCAGCAGCAATTATTCAACCAAACTTCGATTTTATAAAAGATTGGATAGATAAAAAAGGACTTTCTATTGGTAAAACGAATGAAGAGATAATAAATTCTGACATTATAATTAAACGCATTCAAGAAGAAGTTGATGAATGTAATATTAACTTTGGAAAATGGGAACAAATTAAGCGTTTCGAATTAACGCCAGATGTTTGGTCTATTGATGGTGGCCATTTAACACCAACAATGAAAATGAAACGTGCTATTATCTTAAAAATCTATCAAAAATTATACGATAAAATTTATAGAGATTAA
- a CDS encoding AMP-dependent synthetase/ligase: MGITISRLFDFPYYQKENNPLEKCFNYKESALWKSISTKEYINLANKVSSSLISLGVQPNDKIAVITENNNPNWHILDIGILQTGAQNVPLYATLSEKDYAYILDHSDATYCFVSNDYLYKKVKSILPKTKLKGIFSLEESTKNYSWNSFLELGEKENYQKEIEERKQNIKPNNLATIIYTSGTTGTPKGVMLSHENIVFTVFATVKAFDLNNVNNRILSYLPVCHIYERTASYLNLYLGNEVYFAESIEKIGDNIREVKPGYLAVVPRLLEKIFDKIVDKGSELKGIKKQLFFWALELGEKYEPYYKNGAWYHFKLKIANKLIFSKWRQALGGELKFMISGSAPLQDRLIRVFTAAEIPVYEGYGMTESSPAGTVNDVRNNGLKIGSVGKPLEGVEIKTAIDGEILMKGKNVMLGYYKNEEMTNKTIVNGYLHTGDIGSIDKNGFLTITDRKKEIFKTSGGKYIAPSALESEFKKSRFIEQIMVIGEGEKMPAAIIQIHFDFVYEWAKRKNHTIKNITSNKKLIKRIQKEIDFYNKKFGKWEQIKKFEITPDEWTIEDGHLTPTMKMKRKVIKEKYKNLHKKIYNS; encoded by the coding sequence ATGGGTATTACAATTTCTCGCCTTTTCGACTTTCCTTATTATCAAAAAGAAAATAATCCTTTAGAAAAATGTTTCAATTATAAAGAAAGTGCTCTTTGGAAAAGTATTTCAACAAAAGAATATATCAATTTAGCCAATAAAGTAAGTAGTTCGTTAATAAGTTTAGGTGTACAACCAAATGATAAAATTGCGGTAATTACAGAGAATAATAACCCAAATTGGCATATTTTAGATATTGGAATTCTACAAACTGGCGCCCAAAATGTTCCTTTATATGCAACACTTTCAGAAAAAGATTATGCCTATATTTTAGATCATTCAGATGCAACTTATTGTTTTGTATCTAATGATTATTTGTACAAGAAGGTAAAATCTATACTCCCAAAAACAAAATTAAAAGGAATCTTTTCTTTGGAAGAATCAACCAAAAATTATAGTTGGAATTCGTTTTTAGAATTAGGCGAAAAAGAAAATTATCAAAAAGAAATAGAAGAAAGAAAACAAAACATTAAACCAAATAATTTAGCAACAATTATTTACACCTCTGGTACAACAGGTACTCCAAAAGGAGTTATGTTAAGTCATGAAAATATTGTTTTTACAGTTTTTGCAACTGTGAAAGCTTTCGATTTAAATAACGTTAATAATCGTATTTTAAGCTACCTACCAGTTTGTCATATATATGAAAGAACAGCTTCTTATCTTAACTTATATCTTGGAAATGAAGTTTATTTTGCAGAAAGCATAGAGAAAATAGGCGATAATATTAGAGAAGTAAAACCAGGGTATTTAGCAGTTGTACCAAGATTATTAGAAAAAATTTTCGATAAAATTGTAGATAAAGGAAGTGAATTAAAAGGAATTAAAAAACAATTATTTTTTTGGGCATTAGAATTAGGAGAAAAATATGAACCTTATTATAAAAACGGAGCATGGTATCATTTCAAATTAAAAATAGCAAATAAACTAATTTTCTCTAAATGGAGACAAGCTTTAGGTGGAGAATTAAAATTTATGATTTCTGGAAGCGCGCCTTTACAAGATAGATTAATTAGAGTTTTTACAGCTGCAGAAATTCCTGTTTATGAAGGTTATGGAATGACAGAGTCTTCGCCTGCAGGAACTGTAAATGATGTTAGAAATAACGGATTAAAAATAGGTTCTGTTGGTAAACCTTTAGAAGGGGTAGAAATTAAAACTGCTATTGATGGAGAAATTTTAATGAAAGGAAAAAATGTGATGTTAGGTTATTACAAAAACGAAGAAATGACCAATAAAACCATTGTTAATGGTTATTTACATACTGGTGATATTGGATCTATTGATAAAAATGGTTTTTTAACAATTACAGATCGAAAAAAAGAAATATTTAAAACTTCTGGTGGAAAATACATTGCTCCTTCAGCTTTAGAAAGTGAATTTAAAAAATCGAGATTTATAGAACAAATTATGGTAATTGGTGAAGGAGAAAAAATGCCTGCTGCCATTATTCAAATTCATTTTGATTTCGTTTACGAATGGGCAAAAAGAAAAAATCATACAATTAAAAATATTACTTCAAATAAAAAACTGATAAAGAGGATTCAAAAAGAAATAGATTTTTATAATAAAAAGTTTGGCAAATGGGAACAAATTAAAAAGTTCGAAATTACACCAGATGAATGGACAATTGAAGATGGTCATTTAACTCCTACAATGAAAATGAAAAGAAAAGTTATTAAAGAAAAATATAAAAATTTGCATAAAAAAATATATAATTCTTAA
- a CDS encoding sensor histidine kinase: MGKPQYIQIVIRLILLIINGVIIVFSFKKGFIVNTIGFSLLLIFQFFLFTEYLKKLFTDIEKSIDCLLFDDYSNTISAEKRKNPLHNKTALLLEKHRKQSLSKTSEQLIFTNIIESLGIGILILKKDVNGEISIFQINKAFANFLKIPKFYNWNLLQTKIGELTNFIKDWKEIRNTISLKINDDKENFFLKTAVTQTNEFEYLVVSLETIQQLIDKKEKEAWYKLMNVMSHEIINTITPISSLAENLHSLLQEENTDEDTIDELSQGLSIIKRRSLHLTSFVDTYRKLAELPLPNKKEISLTETIQNTLELYKQEFLAKKINLIFNSSDNFIINADKNQIEQILINLISNCLYALTETEHPEIEIQVTEENNRLHLEISDNGIGISNEIKENIFVPYFTTRKNGSGIGLTLTKSIVEAHKGSIHFNSKNGKTVFIITFIL, from the coding sequence ATGGGAAAACCACAATATATTCAGATTGTAATTCGATTAATTTTATTGATTATTAATGGAGTAATAATCGTTTTTAGCTTTAAAAAAGGGTTTATTGTTAATACAATTGGTTTCTCTTTGTTGCTTATATTTCAGTTTTTCCTTTTTACAGAATATCTAAAAAAACTATTTACAGATATCGAAAAATCGATAGATTGTTTATTGTTTGATGATTATTCTAACACGATTTCTGCTGAAAAAAGAAAGAATCCTTTGCATAATAAAACAGCATTATTATTAGAAAAACACAGAAAACAAAGTTTATCAAAAACATCGGAACAACTTATTTTTACGAATATTATTGAAAGTTTAGGAATTGGAATTTTAATTCTAAAAAAAGACGTGAATGGAGAAATATCCATTTTTCAAATCAATAAAGCATTTGCTAACTTTTTAAAAATCCCGAAGTTTTATAATTGGAATTTACTCCAAACCAAAATAGGCGAATTAACCAATTTTATTAAAGATTGGAAGGAAATTAGAAACACCATTTCTTTAAAAATAAATGACGATAAAGAAAATTTCTTCCTAAAAACTGCAGTAACACAAACCAATGAGTTTGAATATTTGGTAGTTTCTTTAGAAACAATTCAGCAATTAATAGACAAAAAAGAGAAAGAAGCTTGGTATAAATTAATGAATGTAATGTCGCACGAAATTATAAACACCATTACTCCTATTAGTAGTTTAGCGGAAAATTTACATTCTTTATTACAAGAAGAAAATACAGACGAAGATACTATTGATGAACTTTCACAAGGTTTAAGTATTATTAAAAGACGCTCTTTACATTTAACTTCTTTTGTAGATACGTATCGAAAATTAGCAGAATTGCCTTTGCCAAATAAGAAAGAAATTAGTTTAACGGAAACTATTCAAAATACATTAGAACTCTATAAACAAGAGTTTTTAGCAAAGAAAATCAACTTAATTTTTAATTCAAGTGATAATTTTATAATTAATGCAGATAAAAATCAAATTGAACAAATTCTCATCAATTTAATATCAAATTGTTTGTACGCACTTACAGAAACTGAACATCCAGAAATTGAAATTCAAGTTACAGAAGAAAATAATCGCCTACATTTAGAAATTTCCGATAATGGAATTGGTATTTCTAATGAAATAAAAGAAAATATTTTTGTACCATATTTTACAACTCGTAAAAATGGTTCTGGAATTGGTTTGACACTTACGAAAAGTATTGTTGAAGCACATAAAGGAAGTATTCATTTTAACTCTAAAAATGGAAAAACAGTGTTTATAATTACATTTATTTTATAA